GCGAGGGCAAGTGCTTCCTCACCATTTAACTGTTGTTCACCTGGAAGTAAATGAATTGCACCTTCAACATCTTTAGAGTTTTGCTCATACAGTTCATATGGCACATCAACAGTAATTCCATTGACAGCATTAACTACATCTATAAATGCTTCAAAGTTGAGTTTTACATAGTAATCGACCGGGATATCCAATAAATTTTCAACCGTTTCAATTGTTGCCGGCATACCGCCATATGCATGTGCATGGTTGATTTTTGTTTTATATCCGACTTCCGGAATATATACATATGAATCACGTGGGATACTTACCATTTTGACACTTTTATCCTCTTTATTCAGTGTTGCCAGCATCAGTGTATCGGTTCTGGAATGTTCCGAATTATTTCGTACGTCACTTGCATCAACACCGGCAATCAGAATGGAAACATTGTCCTCAGTAGGATCAACTTGTTCCTCACGATAATCTGATTTTTCCCGGCCATGATCCACATAGGAATCAGACAAAACGGAGTCCGCTTTTACATATAAATATGCAGCATATGATAAACCAATAAATGCAACAATGGCTGGTATTAATACGAAAATTGCTCTTTTACGCAGTTTTCTTCTTTTTTTATTTCTTAAATTTTTTCTTGTATATTCAGACATAAATAATTTCTCCTCTAGTTCATAAAAACA
The genomic region above belongs to Virgibacillus doumboii and contains:
- a CDS encoding LCP family protein → MSEYTRKNLRNKKRRKLRKRAIFVLIPAIVAFIGLSYAAYLYVKADSVLSDSYVDHGREKSDYREEQVDPTEDNVSILIAGVDASDVRNNSEHSRTDTLMLATLNKEDKSVKMVSIPRDSYVYIPEVGYKTKINHAHAYGGMPATIETVENLLDIPVDYYVKLNFEAFIDVVNAVNGITVDVPYELYEQNSKDVEGAIHLLPGEQQLNGEEALALARTRKYDNDIERGKRQQEIIKSVVSKALSMGSILKYDDIIEAVGKNMTTNMKFGEMKSFISYGTGSGSLDFETITLKGHNYQPNDTYYWQLDEVALSETKQLLKQHLELEGTATASDKDETTTTTGETPSAY